A window of the Helianthus annuus cultivar XRQ/B chromosome 4, HanXRQr2.0-SUNRISE, whole genome shotgun sequence genome harbors these coding sequences:
- the LOC110934701 gene encoding uncharacterized protein LOC110934701, giving the protein MIFLRHHIHEALKSEYLTIKDPLVIWTNLKERYDHQKTVILPRARYEWINLRLQDFKSISEYNSAMFRITSQLILCGENITDKEMLEKTFLTFHPSNVILQQQYRERGFTKYSELISCLLVAEQNNELLMKNHETRPVGATPIPEANVATYNGQSESYGRGRGYHRGRGHGRGRGRGHGRGRGRGNYHSVQFKNKGTHQKWHNNENKSNDEKNKKKVGSSSNACYQCGSNNHWSKTCRTAKHLVELYQQSIKDKAKVIETNFTYGVANVDKDHNDTTNLDYDDFLIEPTNLDVGDIVADTTQLDACNFPYI; this is encoded by the coding sequence ATGATCTTTTTACGCCATCATATTCATGAGGCTTTGAAAAGTGAGTACCTCACTATCAAGGATCCACTTGTCATTTGGACCAACCTGAAAGAAAGGTATGACCACCAGAAAACGGTAATATTACCGAGAGCTCGTTACGAGTGGATCAATTTAAGGTTGCAAGACTTTAAGTCTATAAGCGAGTACAACTCGGCAATGTTTAGAATCACATCACAGTTGATTCTATGTGGTGAAAATATTACTGATAAGGAAATGTTGGAAAAAACATTCTTAACCTTTCACCCCTCGAATGTGATACTGCAACAACAATATCGTGAAAGGGGTTTCACCAAATATAGTGAGTTAATATCATGTTTGCTTGTGGCCGAGCAAAACAATGAGCTCTTAATGAAAAATCATGAGACTCGTCCGGTTGGAGCAACCCCAATCCCTGAAGCTAATGTGGCAACATATAATGGCCAAAGTGAAAGTTACGGACGTGGTCGAGGTTATCATCGTGGTCGTGGTCATGGCcgtggtcgtggtcgtggtcATGGTCGTGGACGTGGCCGAGGAAATTATCATAGTGTTCAGTTTAAAAACaaagggacccaccaaaagtggcataataatgaaaataaatccaacgatgaaaaaaataaaaagaaggtGGGATCTTCATCGAATGCATGTTACCAATGTGGAAGTAACAATCATTGGTCGAAGACTTGTCGTACGGCCAAACACTTGGTGGAACTTTATCAACAATCCATCAAAGACAAAGCAAAAGTAATAGAGACAAATTTTACATATGGGGTTGCAAATGTTGATAAAGACCATAATGATACAACTAATTTGGATTATGATGATTTTCTTATTGAGCCAACTAACTTGGATGTTGGTGATATTGTGGCTGATACAACCCAGTTGGATGCTTGCAATTTTCCTTACATATGA